The window TCGTCGGGCGACTCGGCGGCAAGCCGGCATGCAGGTGACAGCCGAGCGAGACGGGTGATGCTGTCGATACACTCCGCGACCATCTCGTCGAGAACCTGGCCGCCCCGTGCCCACTCGGAAATGGGGATGTAGAGGCCACGTCCGGGAACCACGGCGCCCAGCTCCATGAGGAGGGGCGCCAGGGTGACGGTCGGCGCCATCGAGTGCGACAGATCCGCCCCGGTGTGCACCGGGATCACCACCACACCGGCTAGCGCGTTGGAGGAGTAACGATCGAGGAATGCCTTGAGCAAGCCCGTGTAGGCCGCCTTGTAGGTCGGGGAAGCGACCACGACGAGATCGCTGTCGGCCACCGCGTTGTTCAATGCGTCCAACCGCTGCGACGGCCACCGGAATATCTCGTCGGCATAGTCGGCGAGGTCGATCACCGTGCACGTATACGTGCCGGGCTGCAAGACCTTGTCGACGACACGCTCCGCGATCTCGCGGGTACGCGACATCGGTTTCGGATTTCCGACTACAACGGTCACTCCAACGGTCATAGACCCACGATCGCGACCACGCGTGTTGAGATCAACGAAGCCTTCCGGGGCACGGAAGTGGCAGCCACCGAGAATGCGGCAGCCGCCGGTATCACTCGTCCTGGAGCGCGGCCAAAGCCTTCTCGATACGCCGCCGGCGCGTGTCGGGCTTCTTCGCGCTCTCGATGGCGCGCACATGCTCACGCTTGCGGCTGTACGAAAGATTGTCGTATGCGGCACGGGCGATTGGGTCGTCGTCCAATGCGCTGGCGAAGTCCGGAGGCTCGACGACGACGCGTGGTTCGGTGTCGAGCTCGAGTTCGACCTCCACCTCGTCACCGATCGCGACACCCGCTGCCTGCCGGTTGGCGTTGCTGAGGCCGAGCAGGTGGCGCCCGCGCATGATCGCGATCCGGCTCTTCCAGGAATGGCCGTTGAGCGTGATCGTCACTGGCGGCCGCGCGCCCCCGCCGAGCGCTTCCACCACCTCGGGCGGAACCTCTAGCCCCCGCATAGGCTCGGGCGGCTCGACGAGGGTGCGAAACTTCACGACGTTCTCCTTGCTGATCGGTGCGGAATCAGGAGGCGTAGGTGGTGACCTTCCACAGATAGCCGTCTGGATCACTGAAGTAGCCGTAGTATCCGCCCCACTGGGCGGCGGCCGCGTCCTTGACCACAGAACCACCGGCGGCCACCGCGTTGCGGATGGTCTCGTCCACCAGTTCCCTGGAGTCGGGGTTCAGGTGGAACGAGGCACCCCGGAAGCCCGACCCCTCCGCGGGGACGCCGGCATCCTGCGCCGCCGCGTCCCATTCGTACAGGGCCAGCTGCAGGGATCCGCCGCCCAGGCTGAACGAGACGAAGTTGCGAGTGTCCTTGTCGATCTTGAAACCCAGACCTTCAGCATAGAACTTCTTGGCGCGCTCCACGTCCTTGACTCCGAGCATGATGGCGCTCACGTCCAATAACACGTCTTCTCCTAGTAGCGTCGATTTGCTGGGCGAACTCGTGGGCCGGTCATCCATCCAGCCCGCGATGTCACACCGGCTCGGGTTGGCCGGTCATTTGGTATGACAGGCCGCGACGGAGGAATGTGACAGATGATCGATCACGACTGGCTCAGTGAACGCTTCGCCGAGCATCATGACCGCTTGCACGCGGTCGCCTACCGGATGCTCCGCTCACCGCGCGATGCCGAGGATGCGGTGCAAGAGGCGTGGCTACGGGTCAGCCGCGCCGACACCGACCAGGTGGACAACCCGGCCGGCTGGCTGACCACGGTCGTCGCCCGGGTCTGTCTGAACATGCTGGAAGCACGCCGGGCACGGCGTGAGGAGCCGGCAGGAACGCTGCCGCCCGAGCCGGCCGCACCGCACGCGAGCTCCCACCCGAACAGCCTAAACGGCCTGAACGGCCCGGCCGGCCCCGAGGATGAGGCGCTGCTGGCCGAATCGGTCGGGGCAGCCCTGATGGTGGTGCTGGACACACTGACCCCCGCCGAACGGCTCGCTTTCGTCCTGCACGACGTCTTCGACGTGCCGTTCGGCGAGATCGCCGGCATCATCGACCGCTCCCCGGCGGCAGCCCGGCAGCTCGCCAGCAGGGCCCGGCGCCGGGTGCAGGGCGCGGCGACCGCGTCCGAGGCCGCCCGATCCCGCAAGCGGGAGATCATCACCGCTTTCCTGGCCGCCTCGCGGAATGCCGACTTCGACGCGTTGCTCACGCTGCTCGACCCGGACGCCGTGACCGGCGATGTGCGCGGCGCCCAGGCGGTGGCGGAGTTCTTCGCCGGACGAGCTCAGGCCGCCCGGCCCGCTCTGGTCAACGGCGTTCCCGCGGCCGTATACGCGCAGCGGGGCCTCCCGAAGGCCGTCTTCACCTTCACCATCAGCAACGAGAAGATCACCGGCATCGCCATCGACGCCGACCCGGACCGGCTGCGCGAGCTCGACATCGTCTTTCTCAGCTTCGGCAACAAGGCGCGGCAACGGTCCCCGGGACAGGACGAGACACCCGAACCGTTCTGAAGCTCCGCACTTACCCATCGCCCCGGCGCGGCCGCCGGCCAACACCCGTACCTGCCCTGCGGGAAGGAAACCCGACCAGAATGGATATCAGGCTCACCTGTTGCACGCTCGCCGTCCACGACCTGAACGAGGCATTGCGCTTCTACCGCGACGTTCTTGGCTTCAAGGTGCACGATGACGTCGAATTCGCGGGGGTACGGTGGGCCAGCATCGGCCTGCCATCGCAGCCGGACGTGCGGATCATCCTCGAACCACCGGGCATGCACCGGGGCGCCACGGCGGCCGACCGGCAAGCGATCGCGGACCTCACGGCCCACGGCCTGCTCGGCCGGCTCGTCTTCATGACCGACGACTGCGATGCCACCTTCGAGCACATCGAGGCCACGGGCGCCGAGGTGATGCAAGAGCCGATCGATCAGCCCTTCGGCGTCCGGGACTGCGCCTTCCGCGACCCTTCCGGGAACATGTTGCGCTTCAGCCAACGTGGCGGCCGACAGGCAGGGTCCGTCGTCGGGTCAGGGCGCATACTTCCAGATCGTCTGGAGCCATGACCCGTCCCGAGAAGGATTCGGCCATCTGCTCCCACGCCGGCCTAGGTGTGCTGTGCGGCACCAGATGATGTAACGCGAGGGTGCGCACACCAGCTTTTTCGGCGATGGCAGCAGCCTGGGCGGGCGTGGTGTGAGCCGCTCGATGGTGCTCCAGCACCGCCTGATGCTCAGCCGTGGGAGACGCGGCATAGATCCGTTCGGCCCAATCCATGTCGAGCGCCTCGTGCAGCAACAGCTCGGCGCCGTCGGCGATACGAACCGTGTTGTCGGTCGGTGCCGTGTCGCCGGACACGACCACCGAACCTTCGTCACAGTCGAGGCGAAAGGCGAAAGCCGGGGCCAGCGGTGGGTGCTTGACCAAGATGCTCGTTACGCGCACGGCGTCGTCCTCGAAGACCTGTATCGGTTCCATGGCAGGACAAGGGTTGAGGTTCGGATGGAAATCGAGTGTCGCGGGCAAGGTGATCTCCTGGGCCTCGAATAGCTCCCATGGGCTCGGCCGCTTCGCGTCGTAGCGGCGGTCGTTGATGTCGGTGGCGTACGCATGCAGGAGGTGCTCTACGGTGGCGCTGATTCCGGGCGTCGGATGACCGGGCGACACCGGGAGCAGCCCGTCGGCGTCGCGCCAGGGCAAACACCCTCGGGAACCGGGCCCCACGATCGGGATAGGAGTGTCTCGCCGCTGGATCCGCATCATTCCGAAGATCATCAGGCTAGCGAGGTCGACGACATGATCGGAATGCAGGTGCGTGATGAAGATCGCCCGGAGGCTGGGCAGCGTGAGTCCCGCGTCGATGAGCTGCTTTCCGACGCCGGAGCCGGCGTCGATCAGGTAGGTGCGATCACCCACGACCACTGCGGTCGCGATGCCGGCCCGATCCGTGCCTTGGACCCACGACGGACCGCCGCCGGTGCCGAGGGTGATCACCCGTGCCGCTTCGTCGCGCATCAGCTCAGTCCGAGCAGGCCCGCAGCGTTGTCCCGCATGATCAGCTGGGTGACGTCCTCGTCGAAGCCCAGCTTCTCGAAGTCTCGTATCCACCGCTCGGGGGTCAGGACCGGATAGTCGGTCCCGAAGAGCATCTTGTGCTTGAGCAGCGTGCGGGCGTACTGGACCAGGTTCGGCGGAAAGTACTTCGGCGACCAGCCGGACAGGTCGATGTGCACGTGCGGCTTGTGCAGCGCCACCGAGAGCGCCTCGTCCTGCCACGGGAACGACGGATGCGCGAGGATGATCCGTAGTTCGGGGAAGTCGACGGCGACGTCGTCGGCGTACATGGGGTTGGCGTATTTGAGCCGGATGCCTCCGCCGCCGGGCCGCCCGGCGCCGGCTCCGGTGTGGCCGCTGTGAAACAGCGCGATCGTCCCGGTCTCCTCGATGGCCTCGTAGATCGGGTAGACGTCCCGGTCGTTGGCGTAGAAGGCCTGGCTGCTGGGGTGAAATTTGAAGCCGCGCGCGCCGTGCTCGGCGAGCCGGCGGACTTCACGGGCGGCCCTGCGGCCCGCGTGCGGGTCGACGGCGCCGAACGGGATGATCACGTCGGGGTATTCGGCGGCGAGGTCACACAACTCGTCGTTGCTGACCTCGGGCAGCTCACCGGTCGCCCAGCTGTTGTCCACCGTGAAGGCGACACACATCATCTTCAGCTCGCGGTAATAGCCGGCGAGGTCGTGCACGGTCGGGCGCGGCATGTCCGTCTTGAAGTACTTGGCCATGGCCTCGTCATGCTGTCTCGCCTCCTCCCCAGCTGATTTGCGCGCCGAGGAGAGGACGTGTGTGTGGACGTCGATCGCGACGACGTCGTCGTTCAGCTTCACCACTGTCACCACTGCTCCTGAATGATGCGCGGATTCTCAGCCACCTGTAGGGGCATTCCCGTGCGGGCGACGACTTCGTCCACGGTGAACCCGTCGGCGATCTCTTCGAGGACGAATCCGTCGTCGCCGCGGCGCAGCAACGCGAGGTCCGTGACGACGACGTCGGTACAGCCTGCCGCGGTGATCGGGTAGTCGCAGCGCTCGACCAGCTTGGGCCGGCCCTTGGAGTCCACGTGCTCCATGGTCACGATCACCGACCGGGCGCCGACGGCGAGATCCATGGCGCCGCCGATGCCGCCTCCGGGCCGGCCCGGATGAGCCCAATTCGCGAGGTCGCCGTTGCTGCCGACCTGATAGGCGCCGAGAATCACCGCGTCGAGGCGTTTGCCGCGGGCGATCTCGAACGATGTCACGGAGTCGAAGAAGCTGACACCGGGCAGCAGGCCGATGAAGTTCCCGCCGGCGTCGTGGAAGTCCGGATCGGCCTCCTCGAGTTCGATGAACTTTCCGTAGTTGAGGATGCCGTTCTCCGCGTGGAGCACGACGCCTCTGCCCTCGAGGTAGTTGACCACGCCGTTCGGCAGCCCAGCGCCCAGGTTGATCACCGCGCCGTCCTCCAGCAAGGCCGCGGCCCGGCGGCCGATCTCCTGCCGGGACAGCGCCGGTTTGCCGTCGTACTCTCTGCGGGAGTCCGCCGGCCGGGCCGAGCGCTGCGGCAACTCGGAGACATCCACCCGAGTGGTCGTCTTGACCACTCGGGCGATGAAGATCCCGGGCAGGTCGATCTCCTCGGGTCGCAGGCCGCCGACGTCGACGATCTCTTCGACTTCGATGATCGCGGTACGGGCGGCTTTGGCGAAGCTGTCATTGAAGTTCCGGCTACCGCCCCGGAACTGGACATTGCCGTAGCGGTCCGCGCGGTAGCCACGCAGGATCGCGTAATCAGTGGTGATGCCCCGCTCGAGGATGTGCGGCTCACCGTCGAAGTAGCGCACATCCTTGCCCTCGGCCACGGCGGTGCCGACGCCCACAGAGGTGTAGAACCCGGGAATTCCCGCACCCCCCGCCCGCATCCGCTCGACCAGGATGCCCTGCGGCACCACCTCGAACGCCATCGTTCCCGCCACGATCTGCTCCTCAGCGATCGTGGGTTTACCCGGCCGGGATGAGAAGCTCGCCACCAGGTGGGAGATCTGCTCGTTCTCCGCCAGCAACTGTGCCGTCGGCGCGCCCGGCGAACCCAGACCGTTGCAGTAGACCGTCAGGTCCTTCGCACCGTGATCACGCAGGGCCAGGATCAGACTGGAAGGAAACCGATGCGAGATGCCGAAACCGGAGATCGCGACCGAGGCGCCGTCGGGGATGTCGGCCACAGCCGCCGCTGGGGAGTCGAAAACCTTGTCCGTCATCCGTTGTTGCTCCTCACTCCTGAGATTTCTGCCCGGGGTCGCGGACCGTCAGCCCTCAGACCTGGATTCTCGATGCCGTGGCGACCCGGCCGCGCCGCTGTTACGGACCGCGGCGAAACCACCACCGTCCACCGACAGCACCTGACCAGAGATCCACCGGGCCTGGTCAGTCGAGAGGAAGTAGGCGGCCGAGGCGATGTCCCACGGGGTGCCTTCGGTCTGCAAGGCGACGTTCTTCCGGCGCAGCTCGCGCATCTCCTCGTCCATGCCCCGCGCGGCAAAGGCGCCCCAGATCATCCCGACCCGCACACAGTTGACCCGGATGCCGTGCGGGGCGAGCGAACTGGCCGCACCGACGCTGAGCTTCTCCAGCGCGGTTTTCGCGACGCTGTACGGCAGGCCTGGCCCGCGGCCCTCGGCGGCGCCTGAAGAAACGGTGACGATGCTGCCGCCCCGGTTCATGTGTTTGTACGCGTTGCGCATGAGCAGCAAGGCCGAGGTGCAGTTGACGTCGATCGCGGAGTACCACTCGTCGAGCGGAGCTTCGAGGATGGGGCTGATGCCGCCGCCGCCGATGGTGGTGGCGACGACGTCGATGTTCCCGAAGCGCTGCACCACCTCAGCGATGGCCCGGGCGACCGACGCGTCGTCGGTGATGTCGACGTCAAAGGTCTCGGCGTCACCACCCTGACCGCGGATGGCGTCCACCGTGCGCTGGCCGGCCTCCCGGTCGCGGTCGAGCACCGCCACCGAGGCACCGCCACGGGCATACAACCAGGCGATGCCGAAGCCGACGTTACCGAGCGGACCGCTCAGGCCACCGCCGGCCACGACGGCCACCTTGCCCGCCAGCCATTTCTGATCCCCGGAGGCGATCGGATCCTCGATGGGAAGCGGCCATGTCTCCTGCGACGTCATGCGGTACTCCAATGAGCTTCGTTGCTGGGTTGGGCGAGGTGCGGAGATCCCGGCGGGTCACCGGATGGGCAGGGACTTCCCTGCCCAGGTGGAGAAGATCCGGACCACCATCGACATCGCCGCGTTGGGTGATCCGGCGACGATGATCGGCAGGTTGGCGGGGCTGGCGTCGGCGAACAGGGGGTGAAAATGGCCGGGATCGAACGGGCCGTCGGGCAGGTGGCTCAAACTCTTGCCGACCGCTGCGAGCTGGGCCTCCGTCTTCCCAGCCCGGGCAACAATCCATTCCCGCACGTCCTGCTTGGACATCCCCGCCTCGGCGAAGATCCGGGCATGATCCGGATTCATCACGATCGCGGCCGCGGCGTGCCGGAAGATCCACGATCCTGACCGGGAGATGGTGTCGACGAAGTCACGCAACACCTCCTCTGGATCATGGAAATGCCGGTTGTCGACGAACTCGCAGGTGCGCACCAGCATGGTGCTCAGCGCGTTCTCGCCGGCCGCCAGGCCGCCCTCGACCGACAGCGGCTCCCAAGGGCTGTGCTCCTCGTCCTCGCCGATCAGCATGGTCCACCTGCCGGGCAGGCCCTGGGTGGCCTGCTCCAGGGCGTGCGGCACGACGCCGAAGCTGTTGCGAACGGTCAGGCCGATGGCCCGCGGGATGGTGGCATTCGGCCGGAACCCCGGGCCGAGCACGCCACCGGTGGAATTGATGCCGAGTTCACCCCGGATCGGGCCATTGACGATGACGAACGGCGCCGGGCCGGAGGTCGACTGCCAGCCGCCGCCGAGCACCGACCGTTCAGCCGAGAGCGCATCCCACAGCGTGAGGACCAGCGGGAAATACTCGGGTTTGCAGCCCGCCATGACCGCGTGCGTGGCAACGTCGCGGATCACCGCCTCCCGGCCGAGCTGAGGCAACCTGGCGATGACCTCGTTCTCGTCACGGCTCGTGGTCGCGAGAAACTCCTGGACCGACTTCTCGGTAGCGGCGACCAACGGCAGCCCGTCGGACCAGCCCTGCTCATAGGTGTACTCGGTGACGTGGCGGGCCGCGACCGGGTCGAGCTCTACTGCCGTCCGATTGCTCACGCGGCCTCACCCATGGCTGTTCCGGCGATCCGCGCGGATTCTGAAGTGTTGATGATTGCGTTTCTCATGACCGTCCCTCCCATGCGTCACGGAACACTATGCGCGACGCCGGTGATCTCCCGCCGCTCCCTTTCCGTGACGTGGAAACGGTTCTGACCAGGAAGGACGAAACGCGCGCAGGTGGCCCAGATCACTCACCGACCCATTCCAGGCTCGCCCACGGAGTGTTGTTGGTCTGTCCCGAACCGTCGTCGAGGTTGGCCCATCGACTTGTGTTCACCGTGTGGTTCGACCCGTTGGTCCAGGCCAGCGGCGCCCAGAAGGTCAGCTCCTTGAGTCGCTCCTGAACGGTGTGAAAATGCGTCGCCCGCTCCTCGCGGTCGAGCGTGTTCAGTGCGGCGCCGGCAGCGGCGTCGAGCTCCTCGTCGCACACACCCGAGCCGTTGTTCAGCGGAACCCGGTCCGGGTTGCAGGTCACCCACCGGGTCAGGCCGATGCTGGGGTCCGCGCCGACCGTCGTTCGCAGGATGAACATCCCGAAGTCGCTCTCCTCGAACACCTTCTCCATCCACACCGGCTCCGCGGAGCCGACGAGGTTCACGTCGATGTTCACCTCGGCCAGCGAGGCCTGGACGATCTCCGCGACGGCCGCGGCCTCGGAATGCGCCGAGATGAAGCGCACGTCCAGCGAGAAGCGGGAACCGTTCCCCTGGACCGGATATCCCGCCGCGTCGAGACCCGCGTTGATCGCGTCGATGTCACGCGGGAAGTCGGCGGAGAAGTTGATGCCTGGGTGCTGCGCCCATGCGAGCGTGTCCGGGTAGAAGGACTCGGCCGGCTCCCCCAGGCCACTGAGTCCGAGGCGGGTCACCGCCTCCCTGTCGATCGCGGCGAACACCAGCGCCCGGACCTCCGGATCCTCCAACTCGGGAAGGAGCCCGTTGAACGTCATCCCGATCAGCTGCCGGAACGCGCCCCGCTCCATCAGCTTCAGATCGGGATGAGCTGCTACCTCGTCCTGCTGTGCGGGATCTACCACCGCCACGTCGAGTTCACCTGACAGCAGCGAAAGGGTCCGGGTATTGACGTCACTCATCACCGGGTAGATCGCACGGTCGACCTGCGTCTCGCCACGCCACCAGTTCGGGTTGCGCACCAGCACGACCTCATCACCCGGGTTGTAGGACTCGAACATCATCGGGCCGGTCCCGATCGGTGCCATGTTCGCCGGATTGGTGACGTAGTCGGTGCCCTCGTAGATGTGCTTGGGAACAAGCGCCTGCTGGGACAGGGCCTCCAGCAACGGCCCGTACTGCGTGTTCAGGTGCAACACGACGGTGTGCTCATCGGGGGTCTCGATCGAATCGATCGTCGCCGTGAGCGGACCGCCGAAGGTCTGCAGCGGCATGATCTCCTCGAAGTTGAACGCCACATCCTCGGCGGTGAAGGCCTCTCCGTCGTGCCACTGAACCCCTTGTTCCAGGTAGAACGTTACCGTCGAGTTGTCGTCGGCGAACTCCCACTCACGGGCCAGCCCAGGAATGATCTCGTATTCGTCGGTGACCTCGAGCAGAGAACCCAGGATCGTGAACCCGAACCGTAGCGGGATCGGCCCTCCGGCGAACTGAGGGTTCAACGAAGTAGGGTCATCGCCGATCGCCTCGACGTACACCCGCTCGGCACCGGATCCGCCGTTGCCGTTTGCGCCGACCCCGTTCTCGCCGGCCCCGCTTCCGTCGTCGCTCTGCCCACACGCGCACAGGGCGACGGCCGCGGACGAGGCAATCGCCATCAATCGCTTCCTAGCACTCAACATCGAGTCTTCACTCCCCAAGGGATCAGAGAACACAACCGATTCGGTACACAGCAGCTCGGCGCCGTTGGCTCAGCGCTGGTCGATCACCTCCAAGACCGGGGAAGCCGCCAGCAAGGTCTTGGTGTACGGGTGATCAGGGTCGGAGAAGATCTTCTCTTTGGTGCCTTCTTCGACGATCTCGCCCGACTTCATGACGTAGACGTAGTCCGCTACCTTCTTCACCACCGGTAGATCGTGAGTGATGAAGACGTACCCGATGCCCAGCCTCTCCTTGAGGTCGTTCATCAAGCGCAACACCCCCGCTTTGACCGAGGCGTCCAGGGCTGAGACCGCCTCGTCGGCGACGATGATCTTCGGATCGAGCACGATGGCCCGGGCGATGAGCACGCGCTGGCGCTGGCCTCCGCTGACCTCGTGTGGGTAACGGTCCAGGACGGTCTCAGCCTGGTCGAACCCGACCAGGCGCAGCACCTGCATGACCTTCTCATCGACGGCCGCGCGCCCGCTGGCGATCCGGTGCAGCCGCACGATCTCCCCGATCGCGCGGCGAACCGTCTTTCGCGGGTTGAGCGATCCGGCAGGGTCCTGCAACACCGCCTGCACGCTTCGCCGATAATGCCTCAACTCCGACCGGCTCATTCCGGCGAGGAGCACGCCGTCGAGCTCTATCCCGCCGGAGCTCGCCGGGATCAGCCCGAGCAACATCCGCGCGAGCGTGCTCTTACCACTCCCGCTCTCGCCCACGATCGCGACGAACTCCCCCGGCCGGGCCTGCAACGTCGCATCCTTGACCGCATGGACGGGACCGGAGCCGCGCGATGCGCGGAAGGTTTTCGAGGCGTGTTTCATCTCAAGCAGCATCCGGGCTTCCTCCCTTCCCCGAGGTCGCGTTCACCGGCCAGGCGGCTTCCTCGTCGAACGCGGACGCCGATGGCTGGTCTTCGAGCCAAGCCCGGAACGAGGGCGGGATGGAGTACAGCTCCACGCCGTCGTCGGTCAGGCTGCGCACGCTGCGAAGCAGTACTTGGGTGTAGGGATGCTGAGGGCTGTTCAGCACGTCCGTGGTCGGTCCGGACTCGACGACCCGTCCGCCGTACATCACATAGATCCGGTCCGTCATGCTGGCCACCACGGCCAGATCGTGAGAGATCAGGATCAGCGACGTCCCGAGTTCGGAGACCGTCTCGTCCAGGGTGCGCAGAACCCGTTGCTGGACGGTGGCGTCCAGGGCCGTCGTGGGCTCGTCGGCGACGATCAGCTCCGGGCGTTTGGCGATCGCGATCGCGATGAGGACGCGCTGGCGCATTCCACCGCTCAGTTCGTGCGGGAAACGCTGAGCCAGACCAGCCACGTTGTCGAGTCCGGCGAGCGAGAGGAACTCCAGGACCTCCGCGTTCACCTCCCGGCTCCGGGCGCGCCCAGCGGGAATCGACTCCTCGACCTGGCGCCCGATCCTCATCACCGGGTTCAAGAAGGTCAACGGATCTTGGAAGATCATTCCGACCTTCGAGGCACGGATCTTCTGCCACGCTCTGGGACCGGCACCGACCAGCTCCTGCCCATCGAATTCGATCGATCCGGTGACCTTGACCCGAGGACTGGCCGGCAGAAGACCCGCGATCGAGCGTCCCGTCACCGACTTCCCGGATCCGGACTCACCCACGATCCCGACGCGCTCGCCCCGCCGGACACTCAAGCTCACATCCTTGACCGCTTCGATCTCGCCGCGCACGCCGGTGGGAAGGCGCACCGCC is drawn from Phytoactinopolyspora mesophila and contains these coding sequences:
- a CDS encoding NADPH-dependent FMN reductase translates to MTVGVTVVVGNPKPMSRTREIAERVVDKVLQPGTYTCTVIDLADYADEIFRWPSQRLDALNNAVADSDLVVVASPTYKAAYTGLLKAFLDRYSSNALAGVVVIPVHTGADLSHSMAPTVTLAPLLMELGAVVPGRGLYIPISEWARGGQVLDEMVAECIDSITRLARLSPACRLAAESPDEVVEA
- a CDS encoding YdeI/OmpD-associated family protein; this encodes MKFRTLVEPPEPMRGLEVPPEVVEALGGGARPPVTITLNGHSWKSRIAIMRGRHLLGLSNANRQAAGVAIGDEVEVELELDTEPRVVVEPPDFASALDDDPIARAAYDNLSYSRKREHVRAIESAKKPDTRRRRIEKALAALQDE
- a CDS encoding VOC family protein, with amino-acid sequence MLLDVSAIMLGVKDVERAKKFYAEGLGFKIDKDTRNFVSFSLGGGSLQLALYEWDAAAQDAGVPAEGSGFRGASFHLNPDSRELVDETIRNAVAAGGSVVKDAAAAQWGGYYGYFSDPDGYLWKVTTYAS
- a CDS encoding sigma-70 family RNA polymerase sigma factor, translating into MIDHDWLSERFAEHHDRLHAVAYRMLRSPRDAEDAVQEAWLRVSRADTDQVDNPAGWLTTVVARVCLNMLEARRARREEPAGTLPPEPAAPHASSHPNSLNGLNGPAGPEDEALLAESVGAALMVVLDTLTPAERLAFVLHDVFDVPFGEIAGIIDRSPAAARQLASRARRRVQGAATASEAARSRKREIITAFLAASRNADFDALLTLLDPDAVTGDVRGAQAVAEFFAGRAQAARPALVNGVPAAVYAQRGLPKAVFTFTISNEKITGIAIDADPDRLRELDIVFLSFGNKARQRSPGQDETPEPF
- a CDS encoding VOC family protein, which produces MDIRLTCCTLAVHDLNEALRFYRDVLGFKVHDDVEFAGVRWASIGLPSQPDVRIILEPPGMHRGATAADRQAIADLTAHGLLGRLVFMTDDCDATFEHIEATGAEVMQEPIDQPFGVRDCAFRDPSGNMLRFSQRGGRQAGSVVGSGRILPDRLEP
- a CDS encoding MBL fold metallo-hydrolase; its protein translation is MRDEAARVITLGTGGGPSWVQGTDRAGIATAVVVGDRTYLIDAGSGVGKQLIDAGLTLPSLRAIFITHLHSDHVVDLASLMIFGMMRIQRRDTPIPIVGPGSRGCLPWRDADGLLPVSPGHPTPGISATVEHLLHAYATDINDRRYDAKRPSPWELFEAQEITLPATLDFHPNLNPCPAMEPIQVFEDDAVRVTSILVKHPPLAPAFAFRLDCDEGSVVVSGDTAPTDNTVRIADGAELLLHEALDMDWAERIYAASPTAEHQAVLEHHRAAHTTPAQAAAIAEKAGVRTLALHHLVPHSTPRPAWEQMAESFSGRVMAPDDLEVCALTRRRTLPVGRHVG
- a CDS encoding amidohydrolase family protein is translated as MVKLNDDVVAIDVHTHVLSSARKSAGEEARQHDEAMAKYFKTDMPRPTVHDLAGYYRELKMMCVAFTVDNSWATGELPEVSNDELCDLAAEYPDVIIPFGAVDPHAGRRAAREVRRLAEHGARGFKFHPSSQAFYANDRDVYPIYEAIEETGTIALFHSGHTGAGAGRPGGGGIRLKYANPMYADDVAVDFPELRIILAHPSFPWQDEALSVALHKPHVHIDLSGWSPKYFPPNLVQYARTLLKHKMLFGTDYPVLTPERWIRDFEKLGFDEDVTQLIMRDNAAGLLGLS
- a CDS encoding 3-oxoacid CoA-transferase, which codes for MTDKVFDSPAAAVADIPDGASVAISGFGISHRFPSSLILALRDHGAKDLTVYCNGLGSPGAPTAQLLAENEQISHLVASFSSRPGKPTIAEEQIVAGTMAFEVVPQGILVERMRAGGAGIPGFYTSVGVGTAVAEGKDVRYFDGEPHILERGITTDYAILRGYRADRYGNVQFRGGSRNFNDSFAKAARTAIIEVEEIVDVGGLRPEEIDLPGIFIARVVKTTTRVDVSELPQRSARPADSRREYDGKPALSRQEIGRRAAALLEDGAVINLGAGLPNGVVNYLEGRGVVLHAENGILNYGKFIELEEADPDFHDAGGNFIGLLPGVSFFDSVTSFEIARGKRLDAVILGAYQVGSNGDLANWAHPGRPGGGIGGAMDLAVGARSVIVTMEHVDSKGRPKLVERCDYPITAAGCTDVVVTDLALLRRGDDGFVLEEIADGFTVDEVVARTGMPLQVAENPRIIQEQW
- a CDS encoding SDR family NAD(P)-dependent oxidoreductase; the protein is MTSQETWPLPIEDPIASGDQKWLAGKVAVVAGGGLSGPLGNVGFGIAWLYARGGASVAVLDRDREAGQRTVDAIRGQGGDAETFDVDITDDASVARAIAEVVQRFGNIDVVATTIGGGGISPILEAPLDEWYSAIDVNCTSALLLMRNAYKHMNRGGSIVTVSSGAAEGRGPGLPYSVAKTALEKLSVGAASSLAPHGIRVNCVRVGMIWGAFAARGMDEEMRELRRKNVALQTEGTPWDIASAAYFLSTDQARWISGQVLSVDGGGFAAVRNSGAAGSPRHRESRSEG
- a CDS encoding ABC transporter substrate-binding protein — its product is MAIASSAAVALCACGQSDDGSGAGENGVGANGNGGSGAERVYVEAIGDDPTSLNPQFAGGPIPLRFGFTILGSLLEVTDEYEIIPGLAREWEFADDNSTVTFYLEQGVQWHDGEAFTAEDVAFNFEEIMPLQTFGGPLTATIDSIETPDEHTVVLHLNTQYGPLLEALSQQALVPKHIYEGTDYVTNPANMAPIGTGPMMFESYNPGDEVVLVRNPNWWRGETQVDRAIYPVMSDVNTRTLSLLSGELDVAVVDPAQQDEVAAHPDLKLMERGAFRQLIGMTFNGLLPELEDPEVRALVFAAIDREAVTRLGLSGLGEPAESFYPDTLAWAQHPGINFSADFPRDIDAINAGLDAAGYPVQGNGSRFSLDVRFISAHSEAAAVAEIVQASLAEVNIDVNLVGSAEPVWMEKVFEESDFGMFILRTTVGADPSIGLTRWVTCNPDRVPLNNGSGVCDEELDAAAGAALNTLDREERATHFHTVQERLKELTFWAPLAWTNGSNHTVNTSRWANLDDGSGQTNNTPWASLEWVGE
- a CDS encoding ABC transporter ATP-binding protein; amino-acid sequence: MLLEMKHASKTFRASRGSGPVHAVKDATLQARPGEFVAIVGESGSGKSTLARMLLGLIPASSGGIELDGVLLAGMSRSELRHYRRSVQAVLQDPAGSLNPRKTVRRAIGEIVRLHRIASGRAAVDEKVMQVLRLVGFDQAETVLDRYPHEVSGGQRQRVLIARAIVLDPKIIVADEAVSALDASVKAGVLRLMNDLKERLGIGYVFITHDLPVVKKVADYVYVMKSGEIVEEGTKEKIFSDPDHPYTKTLLAASPVLEVIDQR